In the genome of Deltaproteobacteria bacterium, one region contains:
- a CDS encoding TfoX/Sxy family protein, translating to MRAVESESPFLPGALDQDLLAISTLVEGELSGCHGRTGSLQRHSAKETEQHRARGHNQHSEIHRDCPPNRFYGSRCYWRAGALVNHNRKSKPAGRGSGWERKVKTDFDAVTCSPDSLEGGMAWEKSSPDLVERFTLALPQHTDAQPRKIFGYPCCFVKGNFFVGLHEDNVVIRLPGDLKNQFSDLRSANTFDPMGTGKGMKDWWIIPPAIPGDTEKLSGFFAATFAEVQKLPAKPAKTKAKKKAAKKK from the coding sequence ATGCGAGCCGTAGAGAGTGAAAGCCCCTTCCTTCCTGGCGCCCTCGATCAGGATCTTCTCGCGATCAGCACCCTGGTAGAGGGCGAGCTGAGCGGTTGTCATGGGCGCACTGGCAGCCTGCAAAGGCACAGCGCTAAGGAAACCGAACAGCATCGAGCACGCGGTCACAACCAGCACTCTGAGATTCACCGTGATTGTCCTCCCAATCGGTTTTATGGTAGCCGATGCTATTGGCGAGCAGGAGCACTTGTCAACCACAATCGCAAATCGAAACCAGCTGGACGCGGGAGTGGGTGGGAAAGAAAAGTGAAGACGGATTTTGATGCGGTTACGTGCTCACCTGACTCGCTGGAGGGGGGTATGGCTTGGGAAAAATCATCTCCAGACTTAGTCGAGAGATTTACGTTGGCCTTGCCGCAACATACCGACGCGCAACCGCGAAAAATTTTCGGCTACCCATGTTGCTTCGTCAAGGGCAATTTCTTTGTTGGGCTGCACGAGGACAACGTCGTGATTCGTTTGCCGGGCGATCTAAAGAACCAGTTCAGCGATCTCCGGTCAGCGAATACCTTCGATCCGATGGGGACCGGCAAAGGGATGAAAGATTGGTGGATCATTCCACCGGCGATCCCTGGCGACACCGAGAAACTTTCGGGGTTTTTTGCCGCAACGTTCGCCGAAGTCCAGAAGCTTCCCGCCAAACCCGCAAAGACCAAAGCGAAGAAGAAAGCGGCCAAGAAAAAATAG
- a CDS encoding NAD(P)-dependent oxidoreductase, with product MASTVLITGANGFIGSHVTLLLEFLGHKIVPIDVMPRSPDLSLLGIKSASHIMNVTDTGAFRALCEKERPTHVFHAAHPPRDETPTVLDYCYKAMTNILEAAKDLKFQRVVYSSSASIYGQLQKPDGSLVKEDDAVTIYPTYFYRAAKTVSEWMGNFYKEKYGVDFVALRYSSVYGPGLYRSIPLELKRGIFGQTCRPFLTRPVDDLIYVDDVADGVSRALFTAGPLSKAYNIGLDKAYVSEDLKKAIQKALPNLEFEIGAHPNAAEVAPHRLRNPLDISLARKELGWQPKIYLEEGIAKLAKWLVDHKPQLRL from the coding sequence ATGGCTTCAACAGTTCTCATCACCGGTGCCAACGGTTTCATTGGGTCACACGTCACGTTGTTACTGGAATTCCTCGGCCACAAAATTGTTCCCATCGATGTCATGCCGCGCTCGCCGGATCTTTCGCTGCTTGGCATCAAATCGGCCAGTCATATCATGAACGTGACCGATACAGGGGCATTTCGCGCACTGTGCGAGAAAGAGCGGCCGACCCATGTTTTTCATGCCGCTCATCCGCCGCGCGACGAGACGCCGACGGTGTTGGATTATTGCTATAAGGCGATGACCAATATTTTGGAGGCAGCGAAGGATCTAAAGTTTCAGCGCGTCGTCTATTCCAGCTCGGCATCGATCTATGGCCAACTGCAAAAGCCCGACGGTAGCCTGGTCAAAGAAGATGACGCGGTGACGATTTATCCGACTTACTTCTATCGCGCCGCTAAGACCGTCTCCGAATGGATGGGCAACTTCTACAAAGAAAAATACGGCGTCGACTTCGTCGCGCTGCGCTACTCATCGGTCTACGGCCCCGGCCTGTACCGCAGCATTCCTTTGGAATTGAAGCGAGGTATCTTCGGTCAAACCTGTCGGCCGTTTCTGACCCGGCCGGTCGACGATCTGATTTATGTCGACGACGTTGCCGATGGTGTAAGCCGCGCGCTGTTTACTGCCGGCCCGCTGAGCAAGGCCTACAATATCGGCCTCGACAAAGCCTACGTCAGCGAAGATTTGAAAAAGGCGATTCAAAAGGCGTTGCCTAACCTCGAATTCGAAATCGGCGCGCATCCCAACGCGGCCGAAGTGGCGCCGCACCGGCTGCGCAATCCATTGGATATCTCGCTGGCACGAAAAGAGCTCGGCTGGCAGCCGAAAATCTATCTGGAAGAAGGTATCGCGAAACTGGCCAAGTGGCTGGTCGATCACAAACCGCAACTGCGTTTGTGA